The Vanessa atalanta chromosome 4, ilVanAtal1.2, whole genome shotgun sequence genome segment aaaagcgcgggaaaagaggatatataaaatgggcgcgcggtgaagacggtgtgtgtgcacagcgagctgatatttaaatataatatgtatttatttaattttttggtaGATCGACTTTACATGTGAACATAACagtaacaaatactaaaaattgtACTAAGAAATttaactaaagttttttttttttttattgacaatttaaTATCTACACAGATATATCCgcgaaaatatctttaatttttttagcctGCATTACAAGCCTtcgtcataatttaaatttgaaacaaataattaatagatcCATATAAGTTTTTAATCAGCTTGTTAATGTTCCACTATTGAGCAAAGGTCTCTTTTCTTAAAGAAAGGGATTGAAAGTCATAGCACGTTGCTAATCCAGCACGGCTTGGACACACATACTAATGGAGCGAAATGTCATCTGACCTACGAAAAGTTTAGATTTTTTCATTCGCTAtcggtattatatataaacatatattaaccaCGTAAAACCCAAGCGCTCCTTTCCATTTTTAATCCTCGACCTCAGGTTAAAGCATAAGATCCaccttttgtaaaaaaacaaaagtaatattgGTAAACACTTTTCCTGTTATATTGGTAAACTTTGAATGAGAAGAATGTGAGGGACTTTTTTGTTttcaagtaatatttaaatggaaatatCTTTCAGAAATCCGGCCACCTTCTCGGAAAGGTCAACCAGTCGTCGTTGAATTCAGTATATACGTTGTGGACGTCAACTCTATTAACGTTGAAGATATGGACTTCAGGTAtctcttttttttcatttattttagtagaCTAGACCAGGGAAATGGCTTCTTACTGATTTATTGTCATATGCGCCATTTATACCAACACTTTAAGCATTCAAACTGTAACAAAGTAATACTAAGTTGTGCTCTtttgctattaataataattagtgagTACCCATCCAGACGAACCTATAAACACCTGTTTACACTAGTGATGGTGAAATTTGGTGAAATatgattcaaaattaaatttacttactgatacataaaaattgatgatattttgaatcaaaatcaaattaatcattttattttattgaaacatgACATATGttgttatttcattttagaGTCGATATGTTTATAAGACAAACCTGGCGAGAGACTAGACTGCAGCTGCCAGAAGACATATTCGAAGAAGGCGACGACCATGTGACGTTGCCGCCTGAATTCTTCGACAACCTCTGGCACCCTGATCCTTACTTCCTTAATTCTAAAGTAACAGGTAAGCCGATATTTGTTTATAGTGTATAAATCAGCATATCGATTCACTTTTATTGCAGAATGCTGAAATAgcagaaagaaataaaaatgttaatattatagatacttAAATAACAACCCAAGGTtagattatgtaataaaaagaattaggtcataataaaatatcggttaaactttattattatattatatgtacaaacgaattaaagagccgagatggcccagtgattaggacgcgtgcatcataaccgataatttcgagttcaagcccaggcaagcaacactgatatttcatgtgcttaatttgtgtttataattgatctcgtgctcggtggtaaaaATTCGtgcggaaacctgcatgtgtcttatttcaacaaaattctgccacatgtgtatcccccaacgcgcatcggagcagcgtggtggaatatgctccaagccttctcttcgaaggccttagaccagcagtgggaaatttataggctgttaatctaatgtaaaaaaaacgaatttgcCTTGAACCGTGTATTCCTTGAAACTATCTTTTATAGCTTACTAAAAACCGGTCAAATGCAAGTCAAATTAATGTTGAGAGGGTTTCGTATGATAATGAtagaaaaaaagaagaaaatgatTTCATATAGACCTTTAAGCGTATAAGAGTATATAAGAGCTTTTAAGCCATGCAGCTTATAATTTGAAtctgtatatataacatatataatttcgaTGATACATAGGTAAcgctcgttttttattttatatatgtacttcaATAAGAATAGCCTATGAAATcagaaatactataatatatggAACTAAACCAAACTCTGGATTGGAACTTCCTTAGACTTCAACCGTTTTTGTTTAGTTGATGTAGAGAACATAGGCCGTGATAGAAAACGGAAAGGAAAGTGCTcaaaaagtattcatttgtTCAACTAAGCTGAGTTATCGGTCTTATTTTTTGGTCTACTTAAAGCCAATAATTtcagcaaatattttattttaggaggAGCTTGCCACTTTTGTCACCAATCAGCTGGTACGATATTTGGTccctttttattattgatatctcACTTAAATGGAGGAGCACATAACATTGCCACTTTCaccgtttttaaatatttaattttaataactattttactgactgttttaaatttaattatgtatattttttaccatcatatcattcgaaattaaaatatattataatgggtaatatattttaatacatcagtgtgacaaaatataaatatattagcgcTATATTCATTAACCTGAATCTAGTccgcttatattttaattacactcAGCTTGGATGAACGATCTTTTTCACTTATTTTAacgatataaatgtttaaaagaaaTTGCATTTCTCATAAGCACTGGATTAGTTTTAAACATGCAAAGTCAAAGTATtcgcaaaatttaatttagacacGATTTGCTTCACTATGCAACTGtacagtttttttatgatatttaaaagaaatcttcaggatttaaatttcaatgattggtctatattaaatcacaaaatgcaaaaatatatatataataatttattttttattcgttagtatttaatttaaccgATTCATTGGCTTACGTTTTCAGAAATAGCCGAATTGACGCACAAATTCTCGTCGGTAACCTTATACAGAAATCAGACGGTGAGGTACGCGGCCAGAATGCACGCAATCATCGCCTGCCAAATGGAATTTCAACTCTATCCCATGGACATACAGTCCTGTCCGATTTACATCGAAAGTTGTTAGTAGTTTTTGTTCaactaattaagtaaattataccgAGTCGTCGAACCCACTTAATAGTTTTAAGTCACGTGTATTCaaaagattacatttattttaaccttatttttttaaataaaaacagtggGCAATCAACTTTTGGAAATCCAATatcattcttaaatatttttcctcAACAAAATATTGCTTTTGTTAAGACTTGAGAAgaagatatttaataagaaacaaattGATAATACGCCATTATGGCTACAGATAATACCGTAAATGTTATACGTCCTTACAAAACCAATGACTTACATTATAAGTTATCATGATAAGTAATTGTTCTGGTTAAATAACAAACTGAATATGCCTGATGATAACCAatcaccaccgcacatagacaatatgaaattttaaccacttGGCACAACCATGCTCCACCAACCTAAGATTTATGTCTGTTGTGCCTGTGGTCACACTATTTTCGCACTTCGAAGAGTGgttggaacataacaataccaagtattgctgcttcaCAGTTCCATAAGTTATGGTTGTTTAcataaagccctactaccaagtaaataaatagtaaaaagccTTGTAACATTTGTAGGTTAAAACAAATACGTCATAAAAACTAATCAAGCATATCTGAATCCTATAATTAATTGGAATTATTGATTTCACAGTTTCGTACAGCAATCAGAAGGTGAGATTTAAATGGAGCGACGCAGGTGTTACTATCAATCCTGAACTGAAGTTGCTGCAATATCACATTGGTGAGCCATTACGGCTGGAAGAAACGAATGGATACATGATTGATAAAGAcggtttgtttaatttaatttataatagctcGTAGATAATCTTGAAAAACTGTTTGTCGCAACCTTTGATCCTGGATAACTTTCTTAGCGGCACATGGAACAATTGGGacttttgtgtttttgtttagACCTACAAAAGAAAGGTTCATCCAAAAATCCAGCTTTCCCCTAATTTTTTCGAAGTGGAATGTGGAATTCACTGGATCTGCATTCAATAATCATgttagattataaaaattacaacgaACAATAAATAAGCTTACAACTACTAACTGAATCGGACGAATTTAACCCGAAATATCTGTATATTTCTATAAGAATGTAGGCtatattgcttttaattttatacgtagaaaatggattaaaaatataccgatttcacgtttttacaacaggatcccagaaagcgttcaaaaatattcaattgttaaatttcaaagaatcgttgtagagcgtttgtgtgctagaGGATGTTACAAAACTAATGattcgcctccaggctgtttcaaataacgaaaatgtatttatttttattgtatatatgtatttattttcaaaccgGCGGTGGTACATTTTTGACTATCAGTAAGCAAGTGTAACTCAtcgatattgaataaatattttcctctTTGACTTCGACTGTCAGTAATTTACGTATTTTCTAATTTACAGGAAACTACTCCAGATTAGTGGTATACTTCAGGTTCGAACGACAAATTGGCCACCACCTAATCCAAACCTTCGCACCATCTTCTCTTGTTGTCATGTTATCCTGGTTCAGTTTCTGGCTGGACTTGGATGCAATTCCTGGTCGAGTTACCTTACTAGTTACATGCATGTTGACACTTGTGACTATGTTCACAGGACTCAGAGCCGATATACCACCAGTTGCTTATGTAAAGgtaaaaaagatattataacttagtgaataaaaaacaaaatactaattGTACTTATACTACTACTTATATTATTTGCTACTTACGAAAACTTGTTTACAGCTTGATGGAcgtagtaactattttaaaacaacacctaattttaaatgaaaaaacaaaaccttttttttttaatttaagggtATTCTCAAACTAAAAATATGAGCCTTTATCAGAATTTAGCGTTTTGAATTTAACTTAACGATGTGACAAAAGCTTacgaaagcttttttttttattacaaagtcgGTATAtgttccataaataaatattttaatttggttgACTTTTAATTAGTGATCATATTTTCAGGCTCTTGACCTTTGGATGGCAGGATGTATGATGTTTGTCTTTGCCGCCCTCGGAGAGTTTGTGGTGGTTAAGGTGTTAGATAAACAATATCAGATGAACAAATCCAAAGCGCAAGAATCCATGCCAAGAATCATACCAGTGGTCAGTATTAAACACCCGATATtatcagtttaatttaatatttatatattatatatatttaatagttttttatctactatatatctaaaaaatataatttcgtaaactatttatttttgtttttaagcaaAACTAATCTCGTGATCAATATTGCctgttaggttttttttttattatataagttggCGACGAgctatggtaagtggtctccagCGCcaattgcgccaccaaccttagtaactaagatgttatatcctttgttgactggctcactcacccttcaaacaggaacacaacaatactgagtactgctgtttggcggtagaatatctgataagtggatgctacctacctagacggactAGATATTATATTCCATGAACTATATATTCTGGGATCCATTATCGTGTCAGACAGAATAAAAGTCTCACATctataaaaatgcattatattataggtatgattttaaaatgtttcgtttTTCCAATAAGCGTCTTAATGGCGAGAAAGGATCTTGTGGAACGGTCGCCGCGTGGGAGGGAAGTGCGGTTCGATGTAGGAAGGTGGACCTTACATCGCCTACGTCTCCCCCCGCAACAACACCCGCAGTGCATCCTGCCCCAGGCGCTCCCACACATCTGGTCGGCGTTGAGAGAAGACAAAGCATATTACAGGTGGGACGAAAGTGTCTTTAAGCgcataaataattagaaaaaaattaggtagatatttacttttttgtacCGACATTTACTAAACgctcataacattttattaatatctatactTAAATTCCAATGCAAAGTAGGCATGATGGCACTACCTTCGTCCCAGTCGAAAAATTACGGTTTCTATAAGGTATTCATTTTATGGcactcatttaaatatttttataagaaaaatatatttaaataattacgataTATAATTGTAGCGTCGAGGCATGCATTCGCCAAGAAATGTCTTTGACTGTATTTCGTATGCTGCTATAACTTTCAAATCTCTGATCCAAATTGATAACATAAAAGCTCTTATTAACTGAGTCaaaacgtaaattattattttgaaggaTTTATTTTGCATGAAAAATAATGCAAACATTAATTACGTGTTTGTATTTTAacctacttttattattattgtattattttgttaaaacatatATCAATTTGTCACATATCTTATAGATTTAGTGCCAGTCAAGTTAGATCGAAACAGTTTAAACAATTACCAAGCTGAGaatttattgaatgaaaataacaaaaactttttaccGTTTCGGCCCGGGGATTAAAACAAGGATGAAGTCCTTAGAATCTGCTTAGAAggctagaccaacgaggctaTCAAGAGCAACGAGTATAATTCAATTCTTAAATACGAGTAAATTGTTACAAATTCTTACATTAACATTGagaaattaatattctttagccaaaaatatatttaaatttatttaaaaacgttttgtagtgttatattaattttatatatagttctGGCAGGACGCCACCTGATGCTGAAAGATCTGTACGGGTGGGTGGAGTACCAAGTAAAGTGAGCTGTAAACTCAATAACTGACATCAAACTTAGTACATACACTTCACacaatctaaaattatataacatatacaattttgtaatgTACAATACAATGCAAGTTGCATTGCACTCGAATAATAATACCGGACTTTTAATCATGAATACCTATAgttcatgatttttatttatttgaacatgtTGTTACCTGTATGTTAAATGTGTTATTAATTGTGTCGTTTGTACAAAAAGTGACAAACTGCATCCATTATTTCCAATCCATAagcaaatcataatatattcctagagtacaaaaatattacaaataaaaaaattaaaaaaaatagaaaagtaAAAATTCATTAAGGATTTCAACtcgatttaaaatacatttcctGGAAATGTTTTCGTAGATGACTTTTAAAGTTCAGCTTTAATTATGTACACTAATTGGGTAGTATCAACTATCGTTAGTTGTGTTTTCTAATTTTAGTATATTGCGGAAGTGAGTGTACTTAGTATAATTAGACGCATATAATTCCACTGGAGCTTAAAATCTATTCTGATTTCTTAATATACTGCAGTATCAGTTACATATAAGAATCAACATTTTGTCGTCCAGACCGATTACGCAGGACATATGCACGAGTATATTTGCAAGGTCTCAATTGCCTTACTCTCATAACTTGATGGGAAGGCAAATCCTATACGACAGGAAAATGTGCTTTCTGATGCGGGTGAGGGTACACGCCTCTTCTAAACTCCGGCctactactgagaattttttgaaagataaactcaataactttttaccgGGCCGACCTGGGGCTTGAACCCGAGACCACGAGTTGTGTGTTCTCTCGATCCATCAGACCAACAATGTAGTCAATTAAATTCAACGTTGTATAATGTTCactcaaataaatattgtaatttgaaaGGTAAACATTTGTAGCgcttaaaaccaaaaaaatatttgatattaaagcCAAAATCATAACAGTAATACTCACTTGCTAATGACTCGTCAAGAAACCATCGCTTCGGAAAAAATACTTTCGACCTGAGAAAAAagggcgaaagaaactcaaagggataaatattttttcttatactttgatttacaatgaaatgaaaaacaaaatgtttttcctTGAAATGGGCCGATGGTGATCGTATCATTTGCAATGTTTAGCATCATGTAAAAAACctcaaatttttaatacatttagtgtttaaatcaaacaaaacaaacgttATCTTGGATCACCAAATTGTCTCACAAAAGAGTTACACCTCATATAACCGAATAAGAAAGGTAAGATTTTAAGCTTTTTCGGGcatcgttatatattattttcggtttctttaaaaaataataaaatcttagcaGACAATACGACATCTAATAGAAATAATTCAATCATCGGTGACGCAGCTAGGCGGATAAAGGCTCTCAGGGTCGGCGTTGAAAAAATTATGAGGGTCTGCCCGAAGTTTAATAACAGATGagacatataaaatgtattatgacaTTTCGTATAAAAGACGTATACTTTacgcgtaattttttttatcttcgaGTCCAATTTTAATATCGCTTATAACATAGTGGGTACGACTGGTCATTATTTTGGTATTCGCcttttggaaaaataaaatctagttCAATAATCgagtctttaatttttttttaaatgaattggcCAAAGCGTTCTAATTGTCCCTATGGCTTTGTGGAGCCCTGTTGTACTGCATTGCCTTGCCCTTTACGGTTATAGACTGGACCAAAACTGAGCTCATTCCCGCTTCTGGTCGACGTTATCTGTGGTATTATAGGCTGGTAATTGATATTCAGCATTCGGTATAAAcgtactatttattttgataaagaaattatttagtCTATGCAAATCTTTAATCcacagttatattttttaaacacaattaaaaaaaaaacactatttgtatttcaattgttaagtaggtatatttgctatcaaatattgACAGGCACgtttcaaatgaaattaatgatgCCCAAATCAATCAATAACGGTAATATTATCATAAGTCAAGATTTTAttccatatattaaaaaaaaaaaaaaatgtatatacaaaattacatttaccAAATTACTGACgttaattaaattcacaatttataatttccaataaaaataaatacaaatttacataatatattatatcaatgaccttttaatgtattttatgtatatcaGAACTACGGTCTGtactatatacaacttttatatttaagaaaaaacatagaaatattttttttttgttttttaaggctgggaaagttgaaattctcgttttttttttaattttattatatatatatatatattttattacacatataaacctcatgaatattatttattgatgaaaactgcATAAAATCCATTGCGTACTTCAAAAGCGTCCAAGCGGTGGGAAGCgacttttttatactatgtggAGAAGAGTCAAGGTTTGCTTATAGTTAGTTATCTTAACGTTTTCTTACAAAAACTTTATATCCAATCGATGTGGAACTTCGCAAACCGACGCGGCATATATAGTTCGTTAATATGTTCCATATTTGTTGAGATGttacttatatgtaattatactcAGTCCGAGAGAGAATTTAAGGTCCAAAGTTTAGACAATTTTGGACCGAATAAatactataagaaataaaaaacaaattgccTACAGAGTCTTTCCTAGACGACTCACAGTAACCAATATTTGATATGTTTTAAAAGGCAAAAACAATTACTAAAACTGCTTAATTTGTTTGACATAGTatttagcatttagcattagcagtctgtaaattttcccactgctgggctaaaggccttctctccctttgaggagaaggtttgcagcatattccaccacgctgctccaatgcgggttggcggaatacgcatgtggcagaatttcgttgaaattagacacatgcaggtttcctcacgatgtttaccttcaccgagcacgagatgaattataaacacaaattaagcacatgaaaattcagtggtgcctgcctgggcttgaacccgaaatcatcggttaagatgcacgcgttctaaccactgggccatctcgatccttatcaaaataattttacattcatCTAGACCGTCTTTTTGCTAATTTTGCAATTCACACCGTTAATTTTAGAAACGTTTTATTGAAAGATATATTAGCACACTACAGGTTAAATTGCTTGGCGAATGTCACtaaggttaaaaaatatttattttacggtaAAACTGATTATTAACTAGTAATTGTAATAAACGAAATAGTATCACACTGGATTGGACAGTCTGATTGAGTATTAGTAGTAAAAACTTTTGTAATTTAGGACAATTTTGCTCCAAGGCCGGCCAGAGGTTATTTAATCGAACGTTTTATCTAAACTATTCGAACTATTAGGTATAATTGGCACTTACAGTAACCAATATTTGGGTTACATGTTATAACGAGTATAGCTCACGCACATAactaaacataacatattattttgggATACAAAAGAAAAGTAAggagaacaaaaatatttaaatttggaattataaataacacgatagcttggttttttttttatagccaaTAATTCCGAATAATACAGCCAAATCAgttcaaacaataaaatttgtgGTGGAATTAAGAAACTTACATTCgtacataaacaaaattgaagATTTTACAATATTGAAAACTTTCAAGGTAATCTTGCAAATATGTCCAGCAATCTGTCGCTCGAGACTTATTCGAATAGTCTTCAAAGTTACTCGTTGTTGAATTGACTCCTACCTCACTTAACTATTGTAACTTGGTTGAACCATTTCCGATCATTTGCGGTTTGCGGTGCACCATAATTCAACGTATCCTCGTAACCGGTTGAATGCCTTTGCAACGAATAGAGTacaaatatagaaacattaata includes the following:
- the LOC125077702 gene encoding glycine receptor subunit alphaZ1, whose amino-acid sequence is MIPCIWPTTFFFLIWLCNDVTSKRNHTLKPRVVLPENYVKEIRPPSRKGQPVVVEFSIYVVDVNSINVEDMDFRVDMFIRQTWRETRLQLPEDIFEEGDDHVTLPPEFFDNLWHPDPYFLNSKVTEIAELTHKFSSVTLYRNQTVRYAARMHAIIACQMEFQLYPMDIQSCPIYIESFSYSNQKVRFKWSDAGVTINPELKLLQYHIGEPLRLEETNGYMIDKDGNYSRLVVYFRFERQIGHHLIQTFAPSSLVVMLSWFSFWLDLDAIPGRVTLLVTCMLTLVTMFTGLRADIPPVAYVKALDLWMAGCMMFVFAALGEFVVVKVLDKQYQMNKSKAQESMPRIIPVRLNGEKGSCGTVAAWEGSAVRCRKVDLTSPTSPPATTPAVHPAPGAPTHLVGVERRQSILQVAWLDADTGQERVLWREIDKLSRVVFPALFLLFVTMYWPVLLLKTKASS